From the genome of Chroococcidiopsis sp. SAG 2025:
TAAATCTCCCGATATTGTTCAGGTGAGTATTCTCCTCGCGACGGGCGATAAAGCCTACCCGATTTCCAAATGTCTTGAACTAGCAGCGTCAGCGCCTCTTTCCTTTTCGATTCTTCTGGATGCTGTTGGGCGATCGTTGCTAGCTGCTTGAGCTGCTCATCTAGAGCCATTTGCTAATTTAACCCCATATGCGACTTTCTCTTGTTCCCCTTTGTCAAAGGAGGGCTAATTCCGCTCTTTTCACATTGCATTACTTAAAGTCTGCTACTTGACTCAAAGAGCGTTAAAGAGTCAATGCAACCTTCTATATTCTTCTCAAGTTTTTTTCGGTGATTTTATGCAAAACTTAAATCTCTGTTGGAAAAATTCTTAGTAATTTAAACGATTATTAGAAAAGCCTTGTGAGATGGCACTTTTACTGTGACGACTGTACTTAAATCATGGTTTATCTACACAGTCGTTTATGTGAATAAATGTTACTTAAGGCTTGTGGTAGTGATATGGAAGTAGTGGTGAGGCTCAAATCATGTCAAGCTCTGCGTTGTAGCCATGAATGAAGTACCAAACTGCTCCAATGTGGTTGTGCAACTTTTTCGAGAAGGATAGACTGTCTCTCACCAACCGAGAAACCCGTTGCCTAAAGGTATTATTCAACCTTTCAATATGATTAGTTAAACCTGTTTCTTTACCAACAGCGCTTTGGACGTTTATGAGGACTTACTGTGTTGTAAGCTTGCCAAAAATCTGTATATACAAAGGCACATTGTTGATAAACCTCTGGTAAAGAAGCCCACAAGTTACGAGCTGATTTTCTGGTTCTATCTCCCACAAAACAACCGACAATTTTTCGAGAATTGCGGTCAATCGCTAGCCAAATATCAACCCCATTTTTCTTGCTATCAACAAATGACCATAGCTCGTCACATTCAATAATCAATTTTCCTGACAGTTTGACTGAAACTGTGACCTGGCGCGGAGTTCGAGCTAGCTTTTGACTGACATAATCTTGTAACCATGACCAGCTCACCTGAGTCACCCTGGCAATTCCTCGCAATGATATTCTCTCAAGCAAGAGCCGATCGATCAGATGCTTGGTTTCCGCTGAAACAGGTGAGTTAGTAGGATTGATAACAAATTGGCGACCACAGCTTTTACATTGATGTTTTGGCTTGCCATTATGAGTTGAGCCATTTTTAATCACCTGCTCAGAACTACAGGTAGGACAGACTCCTTCTGAAGGTTCTTCACATATTTTTTGGGATGGTTCTATCACCTCTGGTGTTAATTTAGGCACTAGTAATACAAATGAGTAAAATAAGAACGCTAAAATTGTTATCATCAAAAATACTAATTTTAGGCGAGTATGTGAGGATTATTTGTACTAGCTAATAGTAGACAGAATGCCCAAAGGGCAAGAATTACAACTCACCACTACTTCCATATCACTACCCAAATTCAAATCACCCGGGCAAGCGCAACGATTTCTCTGGGCATTTGAACCGATTTAAGGACACTTCCACCTGAAACAGCATCAACTCACCGCACCACGATACCGAGAACAACTACGCCAACGATTTGAGGATTGGCGAGAAGTCGCTTGTCTGAAACCTGTTGCTTAAAATCAGCCAAGCTGGCTACTCAGGAATCCTCGTGCCGATTTTCGGATTTATCCCATTAAGTTGA
Proteins encoded in this window:
- a CDS encoding IS1 family transposase (programmed frameshift), coding for MCEEPSEGVCPTCSSEQVIKNGSTHNGKPKHQCKSCGRQFVINPTNSPVSAETKHLIDRLLLERISLRGIARVTQVSWSWLQDYVSQKLARTPRQVTVSVKLSGKLIIECDELWSFVDSKKNGVDIWLAIDRNSRKIVGCFVGDRTRKSARNLWASLPEVYQQCAFVYTDFWQAYNTVSPHKRPKAVGKETGLTNHIERLNNTFRQRVSRLVRDSLSFSKKLHNHIGAVWYFIHGYNAELDMI